Genomic window (Chryseobacterium bernardetii):
ACATTCCCTGCAGTCATAAAATTCTATATTTCTCCTGAACGGAATAAATGTTTCCGTCATCTGAAAAGAGTATGCCTCTTCATCCATTACTTTTCCTATAGCTGTGAAGCTTTGTAATTTCTCAGGACTATTCATTTTTATCTTGGAAGAATACACAATAATATAATCTCCTTTTTTCATTCGCTGTAATGGAGCTTTTTTTCCATGGCAAACCTGTATAAAGCTGCCTTCAACTCCCCGTTCAGTATGCTCTTTAGACACAGAGGCCATCCAGTACCGTATCATAATTTTTTTGCATTTTTAATTTGATTGGCAATATCTGCCGGAAGATGTTTTACAATATCATTCGCTACCAGTTTTATCCAAAGCTTAGATAATAAACCCTTAACGGTCATAGTAATCGTAATCTTTAAACCGTCTTCCGTTTCTTCATAAATGTGTTCTCCA
Coding sequences:
- a CDS encoding EVE domain-containing protein; this encodes MIRYWMASVSKEHTERGVEGSFIQVCHGKKAPLQRMKKGDYIIVYSSKIKMNSPEKLQSFTAIGKVMDEEAYSFQMTETFIPFRRNIEFYDCRECPIIPLIDELDFIENKKFWGYPFRYGHFEISEKDFNLIASKMI